In the Flavobacterium pallidum genome, one interval contains:
- the rpmI gene encoding 50S ribosomal protein L35 produces the protein MPKMKTKSSAKKRFKVTGSGKIKRKHAFKSHILTKKSKKRKLALTHSTLVHKTDEKSIKQQLRII, from the coding sequence ATGCCTAAAATGAAAACAAAATCCAGTGCCAAAAAGCGCTTTAAAGTGACCGGCTCTGGTAAAATCAAAAGGAAACACGCTTTCAAAAGCCACATCCTGACTAAAAAGTCGAAGAAACGCAAGTTGGCTTTAACGCATTCAACTCTTGTTCACAAGACGGATGAGAAAAGCATCAAACAACAATTGAGGATCATTTAA
- the rplT gene encoding 50S ribosomal protein L20, which yields MPRSVNSVAKRARRKKMMKQAKGFFGRRKNVWTVAKNAVEKAMSYAYRDRKAKKRNFRALWIMRINAGARLEGMSYSQFMGQVKKSGIELNRKVLADLAMNHPEAFKAILNKVK from the coding sequence ATGCCAAGATCAGTAAACTCGGTTGCCAAAAGGGCCCGTAGAAAAAAAATGATGAAGCAAGCCAAAGGTTTCTTTGGCCGTAGAAAAAACGTTTGGACAGTTGCTAAAAACGCGGTAGAGAAAGCGATGAGCTACGCTTACCGTGACCGTAAAGCAAAAAAGAGAAACTTCCGCGCGCTGTGGATTATGCGTATCAACGCTGGTGCACGTTTAGAGGGAATGTCTTACTCTCAATTCATGGGACAGGTGAAGAAAAGTGGGATCGAATTGAACCGTAAAGTTCTTGCAGATTTGGCTATGAACCACCCAGAGGCTTTCAAAGCAATACTTAATAAAGTAAAATAA